The segment CCAGCGCCGCTTTCCAACGGGGTGCCCAGATATCCCGGACGCGACACAGACAGCAGCCTGTACTCAGCAGGGTCAAGCCAATCCAGCATCAGCCGGGCCTGGTCCACGCCACCGAGCCCGCCGTGAGAGCACAGGATCACAGGTCCGTCCCCAGGGCTCAGGTCGTATTCAACCGGGCCCAGAGCGGTCTGGATGACCTTGGGTTCGATTGTGATTCCAGGCAGCAGCTCCTCATGTTCGCTCATGTCGCTCTCCTGCAGTCGGGTTCCTGTCATGCCATCATGCCCAGAACTCGACTGTGATGCCTGGACGGTCGGCCCGCCGATGGGCCATCCGGGGCAGTCCGGCCGGTAGCCTGGCGCCCATGTCACTGGCCGTCCCCACGGATCAGAATCGTGTACGCCGACGAACCGTCACGACGCTCACCGGACTGCTAGCGTCCCTGGCTCTCGCCCTGGGTGCCTGTTCGTCCGGCGGAACCACGAACAGCGATGATGTGACAATCAACGGACTCGTCGGCGCCGACGGCCGCGACATCGTGATCAAGCGCGCGGCCGACATGCCACCCAACCTCGCCGCCTGCGTCGGGGGGGCTGACTCACTGTCGCGCAGCCAGTTCCAGGACGAGTGCGTCATGCCCTACATCAACGGCCTATGGGTCGATCCGGCAGGTCTGCTCAGGCCACACGACGAACTGGCCGCCGCGGCCGAAGACTGGTTGGTCAAGAAGCCCGCCGATGGCAAGTGGCCCATCTACTACTCAGCGGGCCTGAGCGCGGCGGGCAAGGACTTGAGCAAGATGCTGGACGGGGACGCGAAGCTGGCCGACCAGGTTGTCCTGAAGAAGCTGCCCAACCCTCTGCCCGTGCCGTCGGCTAACCCGAAGTCGATCTACAACCAAGCCGGCCTGCTTTACGTCCCTAACTCCTATGTGACCCCGGGTGGGATCTTCAACGAGCAGTACGGCTGGGACTCCTACTTCATCATCGCCGGATTGCTGCGGTCGGCGGAGTACGTCCTGGACCATCCCGAAGGGCAGTACTGGAGCCCAACGGACAGCCGCATGGTGCAACTAGATCCCCCTACGGCGCGGGCGCTGGCCAAGCGACTGTTCACGATCGCCAAGGGGATGGCCGACAACCAGGCGTTCATGGTCGACTTCTATGCCGGCTTCGTCCCAAACGGCAACCGCATCTACTACTTGACCCGGTCCCAGCCTCCGCTCTTGGCCGCGGAGTCGCTGTTGATCTACCGCTTCGCCGAGCAGCACACCGATCTCGTTCCGTATCAGGGCCAGGAGACCCTGGCGCCGTTCCTGGGTATCCGGGCGCCGACCAGCTACGGCCAGTGGATCAAGAAAGAGATCCTGCCGAGTGCTAGGAAGTACTACGACTACTTCACCGATCCGCGGACCACTACGTTCGGCGCAAGGACGAACCCTCGCGTCGCGCGCAAGGACGGCCACAAGCTGTTCTCGTATCACCCCGACGGTGTGGGCCCGGTCCCCGAGATCGTTCGCAGCCAAGTGCCTGGCAATGCCAACTACTACAGGCAGGTCGCCGCGTACTTCGCGGCGAATCCGAAAGCCAACCCGCACAAGCGGTTCTATGACGTCGGCGCCGGTGATCCGAGATTCCACTTGACCCAGGACTTCTACCTGGCGGACCGGTCGGTCAGAGCGTCGGGCTACGACCTGTCCGGCCGCTACGGGGAAGTCGGGCAGCACGCGGCGGATTTCGCTCCGGTCGACCTGCACACGTTGCTGTTCCAGATGGCCAAGGACATCAACGAGATGGCCACTATCGCCGGGCGTCCGCCGATCGTCGCGCAGCGGGAGCTGGACGGCTATGTCTCCGCGATGGACAAACTGATGTGGCGCCAGACCACCGACGGTCCCGGCTCCTACTACTCCGACGCGTGGATCCGCGAGGACGCCCAGGCCCAGCCCGACCCCTATCTGTACGGGACGACTTTCTATCCTCTGTGGGCGCAAGCCGTCACCGATGAAGGTCGCATCGCTGACATCGTGCGCACAGCCACGACGGCGGGGGAGGTCAGCCAGGACCAGGTGTTCTACCTGTATGGCAAGGACGGCAAGATCACGCCAAAGCGCGTGAAGCGGAACGGCCAGATCTCCACGTGCGAGCTGTCCGATCCCAGCGACCCCGGCTCATGCACAGACCGTTTCACCACGGTGGCCCAGGCGCCAGTGCCGCTGGTCAGCGATACGAACTTCGGAATCCCCACGAGTCTGAAGCTCACCGGAAATCAGTGGGACTTCTCCAACGGCTGGGCCCCGGTCCAGTACTTCGCGGCGATTGGACTCGACCGTGCCGGTCGGCCTGACCTGACCGCGGCCGTCGACAACGGCTGGACTTCGGCGGTGGAGATCGGATTCGCCGCCACGGGCACGATCATCGAGAAGTACTCGGCCACCAACCCGGCCGAGCAGGTCCAGGTGACCAGTGGGTACAGCAAGCCCCAGGTCGGATTCGGCTGGACCAACGGGGTCTACGTGGACTCGCTGAGCCGATCTAGGCGTTGACAGTCTCATCGCGGGCCGGTTCCGCGTAGGTTGCGTCTGCTGAGTTGACACCGACCAAGTTGTGGAGGACGACGTGGATGTTGCCGTGGTCGGCGCCGCCGGGGCATGCGGGCGCCAGCTTTGCATGCGACTGCTTGAGCGGCGGATCATCCCGACTGAGAACCGCCTCCAGCTCGTGGGGCATCTCGGCGGACCCAGTGAAACCGAGCTTTGGGGACTGCGGGCCGACTCTCCAAGCCCACACTGGGTTCCTCATCCTCAGCTCCGTCGCCGTGCCACCGCGCAGACACACGGGATTCTTGTCGACACGCCATAGGCACACAACGCGGCTGCTACCGGTTCGAAAAGCCCTCACGAGAGCAGCGCCGACGCCGTCGTAGAACTTCTCGTCAGCGTCGTCAGCGTCGTGGATGCTCAGGCTCGGGCAACCTTCTCAAGCGGCACCGTGGCTACCCTCCAGTCGGCCGTCGTCGTGAATGTAGAGCTGACCCAGTCGGCTGTCCACCTTGTGCACGTGGCCGTAGTCGTAGTCGTGGTGCAGGATGACAGCGTCATGCGCTATGGCGTAGGCGGAAACAAGGATGTCCACTGGTCCAGCAGCGCGGGCCCGATGAGACCTCCACAGACCTAGCTGCAGCTGACGGGCCAGCTGGTCCACCCCGTCACTCCCCAAGTTCTCCATGGAAGAGACAAGAGCGGTTACTCGCTGGAACTGCCGGTAAGTCTGGGTGGTGTGCAACAGCTCCAGCGCGAGAGGAACACAGGTAGCTGGTTGCCACGCGTTGTTGAACGCCTCCACGACGGCTCGTATGGCCGGGCTACGGCGAACTCCTGCGTACAGACTGGTGTCGACCATGAAGAGTTGGTGCGACTGACTCACCCGTGCTTCCCCCGAAGGCCCCGGATGGCGTCCGGGTCGTCGAACATGGACACGTCTTGGTTCACGATGGTGTCTAGAAGTTCGTGAAGCGCCTTCCTGGCTCGCTCTGCTGCCAGTCGGTCGTTCAATGCCACGTTGACGGCCTGCTTCTTGGTCACGCCACCCAGCAGTCTCTGCACCCCGGCCAGGGCCGTCTCGTCTATGTCAACCAAGGTCTTCGCCATGATCGAGCCTCCTTGGATATATCGTCCCCAAGGTTCTAGTATATACCGCTTCTCGCGAGCGAGGGGAGTACCGCCCTGACCTGGAGTTCCTCTATCGCTTCCACTCCGGGACGGGTCTGATGAGGTTCGTCATGGAGCCATCGTCCTGCTCGCCCGGCACGAGTACTCGGACCTCAAGGCCGGGTGTTGTCGGACACGCTCGCTGATCATGGTGGCGTCGCGTTGGGTGGTGATGTCCCGGGTCGGTCACCCCCAACGACGCCAACAACCCCTCACACGGTCAGACAGAGCGTCGCTCAACACTTGCTGGAGCTTGGCCCTGGACTTCCATCCCAGACTGCTCCCCGGAAGAGTCAACGCATGTGCAAGAGCATCCCCTCGAGGGCGTCGGGGCATCGTGGGTTGCCGAATGGAACTGGGGAGGTGTGGTCGGCTACTCACTGCCCCCTCGGAACGGCAACTGGACCCACGGCCGGAACAACGTGGTGGAGCTCCCAGAGAAAGATGACGGGTCTCTCGAGGAATTCCTAGGCCTCGCCGAGTCCCGCTGAGGCAGGTTCCTACTTCGGACGAACTGAGCAAGCGGGGGGCGATCGGGCACTTGCGACGCCGGGGCGGCGGTCCCCAGCGGCGCGGATATCGATCCTGGCTGGCCCCTGGCTCGAGAACTCGGTGTCTGACGCCACCGTCACCGACCGGGCGCTCGTGGATGGTCTGATGCAGGTGGTGCACTACTCAGGCTCGCGTCCCGATACTCATCAGTGGGGACAGCATCCCGGACTTGGGAGGGGCAGACGCACACACAGCGGTGGCGCTGGACCCTCAACTCGGATCGGGGGGCACTCACTGCCCGAGTAAGGCCAGCGGGACAACCGCGACCCCGTCTGTGCGCCGGTACGCTCTCGGCCCGGTGTTTATGACGACAGGGTTGACTAGTTGTGTTCCCAGCCGCTGGCGCAGCCAGTGCAGGTGCCTCACGTCGGCGTCGGTGATGGCGGCGGAGAGCTTGACCTCGATCGCGGCAATGGCATGGTTGTCGGATTCGATGATGATGTCGACCTCGTTGCGACCGTCTCTGGTGCGCAGGTGGGAAGCGCGCGCCTGGCACGCCTGGGCGAATACTCGAACGCTCATGGCGGTTAGCGACTCGAAGAGGGCGCCGAGGAATGGTCCGTCACGGCTGACCCACTCCTCTCCCCCAGACCGGCAATGAGCTGTGCGCGCCCGACGCCGATGAGTCGGGCTGCGAGCGCCGGATCGGCTAGGTGATGTTTGGCCGCCATGCCCAACTGGCGCAAGTGGTTGTAGGAAGGAACCCAGGCCGGAAGCTCATCGATGATGCGCAGGTTCCTTAGGACGTCGATATAGGGGTCGACGGTGCTACGTGCCGGCTTCTGCCCGTGACCCGGCGTCGCGGCGTTGCGTATCTTCTCCCACTGGGTAGTTGTGGCAGTCGCAGCCGCATAGGCGGCCAGCCAGGCTCGAAGCGTCGCGGGTCGGCGAACCGCCAAGCCAGCTTCGGGAACGTCCCTTTCCACGATCCGGTCAATGTATCCGTCGAGCTGGATCGGCAATGCGACCTTCGGAAGTCCGAGGAAGCCTGGAAACCCGGATGCCAGGATCGCGTCGACGTAGTCGACGAGACGCATTGACGAGTGGCCGGACACGGCGGTGGTCGGATTTGTGAGAAGTTGGCTGAGGCTGACGCTCGGAACGCTCAGACCGCGCTCGGGCAGCGTCATCGGCCTCATTCGCAGAGTGGTGATCCGCCCGGCCCCGGAGTGGGTGGGCGTGCCGACCCCGGGGGCAGACCCCGTCAGGAGGAAGCGTCCGCCGCTGCCGTCTTAATCGACGGCGCGCTTGACGGCATCCCACACACTCGGCGCCCGTTGCCATTCGTCGAGCAACACGGGAGGCTCGCCCTCGATGCCGGTGTCTGGGTCGGCCTCGGCGATCGCCCGCTCGGCGGGACGGTCCAGCCGTCTGACGGGCTTCTCGCGCCGCAGCGCAGTCGCGGTCTTGCCGACACCCTTCGGACCGTCCAGCAGAATCGCGCTCAGGACCGGCGCGAGCTGGTCGAGTTGCGCGTCGATAACTCGACGGAAGTAGTGGTCAACGCTCCAAGGCTACGTTGACCGACACGTGCGCACTACATTTGCCGAGTCATGTGCACTACATTGGCTGATTCCGCTCGTCGGTGACCTGGGCGGAGTGTCAGCGTTGGATTCGATCGTGACCACCGGAGCAATCATCACAGCGGGCCGCGCCCTGCAGGTGTACCACTACCAACGCCCCGAGCCGGCCCGGCCGCGCTGTGTCGCCGGGCGATGGCCCTCGACCCCCAACATGTCGAGCAGCCGATCAGCAATCACTTCGTCGACTTGCTGCCGTTCGTTCGCAGCAGCGTCGTATCGGTGCATGCCTGCGGACAGAAGGTGAGTGCCTCTCTGGGCGCCGGATTCCATTGGCGCACGCCGGGCGGCGTCTTGATCGGCGCGGGCTTCGGCGGCCGCCAACACGGCTTCCGCCCCGCGAATGCGAGCGATCGCGTCGACTATGTCATCGAGACGATCCGCGGGTGACCGGCTCACAGCTCCACCGCCTCGGCCAACGCCCTTTCCGCGACTTGGTCTGCCAGCGAATCCTCTGCCGCAACGTCAACTGGCGCACCGATGACTTCGGACACTTGGTCGGCCAGGCGCGCCAGAGGAACGAGCCCGCGCTCGCGGACCGGAAAGTCCACGAGGAGGTCCAGGTCGGAATCACTCGATTCCATGCCTCGCGCGACGGAACCGAACACGCGCACGCGCGCAGCTCCGGCAGCCCGGGCGAGCCTTCGGATATCCCGTCGGTGTCGGACCGCCTTGGTCCCGATCGGGCCCGATAGCGCAGGATGGTCAACCGCTCGCGAGTCCACGACGAGCTGCTGTCCGCATGCGCGAAGGAGTCGCTCTAGCGTGCTGACCGTCGGGCTCACGGCGCGAGACTCATAGCGGGCAACCATCGCTTGCGTTGTCGCGGCGCGCGCCGCCAGCCGCGCCTGGCTAAGACCGGCTCGTCTGCGAGCTTCCAGAAGCAGTCGGCCTGGGTCTTTCTCCACCCAGAAAGCATATCATATATGATATGGGCGCCCCGGCGCCCAGCAAGTGTGCCAGAGACGACGCGATGCGCCCTCAGGCGACGTGGGGGCGGGCTCCGCGACCCCCAATCAGCACATCTGCGCGACGATCCCCTTGCCAATGTTGCCGCCAGACAGCCTCGCCATGCGCCTAGCGGTGACGCTGCGCCAACCGGCCATGTGCTGCTTCGCGCCGCGTCCCTTCCAGCGCTTGTGCATCTTGACCGCATCGATGTGGTCGTCGCCGTAGTCATACGCGGGGTACCTGCCACGCAGCATCCCGTGACGAACCTTGCCGCGCAAGCAGCGACCTTCTGAGTAGAACGCGCCGACGGCGCCGACGACGCGCTTGCCGCGCTTGCGGATCACCGCGAAGTCGCCGAGGTAGATATCACCGCTCTTGCTCACGTTCCGCACCATGTACAAGTACCTGGACGCCCGCAGCGCAGAGATACTGCCAGTGCTATCTCCGCCCGCCGCCCCAGTCGCAGCACCCACTGGAACGGCGATCAGTGACGCCGACATGATTCCTGCCGCCATCACAGCGACGGCCCTGCGCTTCACACGCGTAGCTTCACCCATACGATCACTCATCAAGATCACCCCTTGTCTCTCCTCCAGTCTAGGTTCGACGCCGCATCGAGAGTCGGACGACCCGATCACACCAGCGGCACGGTCAGAGGCTGCCCCGACGACGCCGGGAAACCGAGATCGGACGGCTGACGACAGCGGCTCACCATCAGCGACCCCAGGGCCGCGACCATCGCGCCGTTGTCCGTGCACAGATCCGGCCGTGGCACGCGCAACCGGATCCCGGCAGCCGCGCAACGCTCCTCGGCCAGCTCGCGCAGCCGCGAGTTCGCCGCCACCCCTCCCCCGATCATCAGATGATCGACCCCGCGAACCCGACAGGCGTCAACCGCCTTGCGGACCAGCACGTCAGCGACGGCCTCCTGGAACGACGCCGCCACATCCGCCACGGGAACCTCCAACCCGTCGAGCCGCCTTTGCTCCACCCATCGCGCGACGGCGGTCTTCAGTCCGCTGAAGGAGAAGTCGAACCTGTGCCTCTGGAGGTCACGGGGCGAAGTCAGCCCGCGCGGGAATCGGATAGCCGCCGCGTCCCCGGCACTTGCGGCGGCATCGACCGGCGGGCCGCCAGGGAACGGCATTCCGAGCAGCCGCCCGACCTTGTCGAAGGCCTCGCCGGCCGCGTCGTCGATCGTCGCCCCGAGCGGCTCGATCTGGGAGCTGATGTCCTCGGCCAAGACCAGCGAGCTGTGGCCGCCCGAAACCAGCAACGCGATCACGGGCTCAGGCAGCGGACCGTGCTCCAGCATGTCCACCGCCACATGGGCGGCCAGGTGATTGACCCCGTACACCGGGCGCCCCAGCGCCGCTCCAAGCGCCTTGGCCGAAGCCACTCCAACGAGCAACGCCCCGACCAGGCCCGGCCCAGCGGTTACCGCTATCGCGTCGATGTCGGCGGGAACCACCTGCGCCCGAGCGCACGCCCGCTCC is part of the Candidatus Nanopelagicales bacterium genome and harbors:
- a CDS encoding type II toxin-antitoxin system VapB family antitoxin, yielding MAKTLVDIDETALAGVQRLLGGVTKKQAVNVALNDRLAAERARKALHELLDTIVNQDVSMFDDPDAIRGLRGKHG
- a CDS encoding trehalase family glycosidase, translated to MSLAVPTDQNRVRRRTVTTLTGLLASLALALGACSSGGTTNSDDVTINGLVGADGRDIVIKRAADMPPNLAACVGGADSLSRSQFQDECVMPYINGLWVDPAGLLRPHDELAAAAEDWLVKKPADGKWPIYYSAGLSAAGKDLSKMLDGDAKLADQVVLKKLPNPLPVPSANPKSIYNQAGLLYVPNSYVTPGGIFNEQYGWDSYFIIAGLLRSAEYVLDHPEGQYWSPTDSRMVQLDPPTARALAKRLFTIAKGMADNQAFMVDFYAGFVPNGNRIYYLTRSQPPLLAAESLLIYRFAEQHTDLVPYQGQETLAPFLGIRAPTSYGQWIKKEILPSARKYYDYFTDPRTTTFGARTNPRVARKDGHKLFSYHPDGVGPVPEIVRSQVPGNANYYRQVAAYFAANPKANPHKRFYDVGAGDPRFHLTQDFYLADRSVRASGYDLSGRYGEVGQHAADFAPVDLHTLLFQMAKDINEMATIAGRPPIVAQRELDGYVSAMDKLMWRQTTDGPGSYYSDAWIREDAQAQPDPYLYGTTFYPLWAQAVTDEGRIADIVRTATTAGEVSQDQVFYLYGKDGKITPKRVKRNGQISTCELSDPSDPGSCTDRFTTVAQAPVPLVSDTNFGIPTSLKLTGNQWDFSNGWAPVQYFAAIGLDRAGRPDLTAAVDNGWTSAVEIGFAATGTIIEKYSATNPAEQVQVTSGYSKPQVGFGWTNGVYVDSLSRSRR
- the tsaD gene encoding tRNA (adenosine(37)-N6)-threonylcarbamoyltransferase complex transferase subunit TsaD, whose product is MSEPLVLGIETSCDETGIGLVAGERLLGEAIASSSEEHARFGGVVPEVASRAHLEALVPTLERACARAQVVPADIDAIAVTAGPGLVGALLVGVASAKALGAALGRPVYGVNHLAAHVAVDMLEHGPLPEPVIALLVSGGHSSLVLAEDISSQIEPLGATIDDAAGEAFDKVGRLLGMPFPGGPPVDAAASAGDAAAIRFPRGLTSPRDLQRHRFDFSFSGLKTAVARWVEQRRLDGLEVPVADVAASFQEAVADVLVRKAVDACRVRGVDHLMIGGGVAANSRLRELAEERCAAAGIRLRVPRPDLCTDNGAMVAALGSLMVSRCRQPSDLGFPASSGQPLTVPLV
- a CDS encoding helix-turn-helix domain-containing protein, with translation MEKDPGRLLLEARRRAGLSQARLAARAATTQAMVARYESRAVSPTVSTLERLLRACGQQLVVDSRAVDHPALSGPIGTKAVRHRRDIRRLARAAGAARVRVFGSVARGMESSDSDLDLLVDFPVRERGLVPLARLADQVSEVIGAPVDVAAEDSLADQVAERALAEAVEL